Within the Novosphingobium pentaromativorans US6-1 genome, the region GGGGCGCTCGGCCGCGGCGGCGCGAAGGGCGGCCAATTCGCTGTCGTCGGGCTTGTCCTTGGCCAGCTGCAGGGCAGCGCGCGCGCGCTCCACATGCGCATCCTGCGCCAGTTCCGGGGTCAGGCTACCGAGCACCTGCTCGGCTTCCTCGAGGCGTCCTGAAGCGATGAAGCTGCGAATCAGGCCGGAGAGCGCTTCGGCATTGTCGGGGGCCATTTCGACGATCTGCATGAAGATGCTGGCGGCGCGTTCGGCGTCATCCCCTGCCAGCGCTTCTTCGCCCATGGCGAGAAGCGGTGCCAGATCGGCCTCGGGCTCACCGCCGCCCGGTTCGACCGGAAGCTTTTCCAGCAGCTGGTCGAGCGTGGACTTGAGCTGCGATTCGGTGCGTGCGCCGGTCAGGTCGGCAACCGGCTGGCCGCGGAAGATCGCATAGACGGTCGGGATCGAGCGGACCTGGAACTGCGAGGCAATGAACTGTTCCTCGTCGACGTTCACTTTCGCGAGCAACACGCCCTTGTCGGCATATTCGGCGGCAACCTTTTCGAGCACGGGCGTGAGCGCCTTGCACGGCCCGCACCATTCGGCCCAGAAATCGAGGATCACCAACTGCGTCATCGAGGGTTCGACAACGGACTGGCGAAAACGGTCCACTGCCTTCTGTTCGTCGAGGTTGAGACCCATGCTGGCCAAAGTGTTTGCTCCTAAACTGTGCTGCGGTTGCATAGATCGGGACTTTGCGAGCGTTTGTGAAGGGTCATTGCGTCGGAAATGCCGGTTTTGCGTTGCTTCGTCATGGAGGATGAAAAAATTTTCGATTTCCCTCTTGCCACCCCAAAAAGGCACTGCTAGTGGCGCGCCTCCACCCCGGGCCTACCGGCAAACACGGCAGGCCTCGAACGTCAGAGCGGGCGTAGCTCAGGGGTAGAGCACAACCTTGCCAAGGTTGGGGTCGAGGGTTCGAATCCCTTCGCCCGCTCCAGTTCCTCTCCTTAAAATCAATGACTTGCAGGGCTAGCGCGGACCTTTTCGCGTTCGGCGCGGGTTAGCTTTCGCCGGGTTGCAATTGCGCTGATGACTTCCGGCGCGATTGTTATTAGAGGCGCGCTCGTGGGCAATTTCAGGCACTTCATCCGGCATCGGCCGGGGATCGCGGCGCTGCTGCTGGCGGCGGCGCTTTGCCTGAAGATTTTCGTGCCGGTGGGCTATATGCCCGCACCTGCCGGAAGCGACCTCGTCGTCGCGCTGTGTTCGGGTAGCGCGCCTGCCGGAACGACCGTGCAGATCCACATTCCGGGCAAGGGCCCGCAGGACGACGCGCCGAAGTCTGTCGACCACCCTTGCGCGTTCGCCCCGCTGGGGGCCGCGGCACTGGGATCGGCGCCGCCGATGCTGGCGCTGGCCGCGCTGTTCTTCGTCTTCGTCGCCGCGATCCTGCGCCGTCCGCTCGACCTGCGCCCGATCGATGCGCAGATCCGTCCGCCCAGCCAGGGGCCACCTTCCTTCGCCTGATCCATGATTCGCGCCGCGCCGGTTCCCTGCGAACGGCTGCGGTACCGACAAGACTTCTGCACGCCATGCGCGCCCGAGATGCGCCTCTATGCGTGCCATTCAGGTGATACCTTCCATGACAAAGACCATGCTCGCGCTCGGCGCGGCGCCGCTTGCCCTGCTTCCCCTTGCCGCCCACGCCGATGAAGCGGCGGCAGACGCGAATACCATTCTCGTTGTCGGCCAGCACGAATCCGCAATCTCCATCGAACCGCGCGGCCTTTCGGTCAGCCTTGGCGAGGAGCAGTTCGCGGGCATCAATGCCCAGAACGTCGAGGACCTGATGAAATACGCGCCCGACTTCTTCGTGCGCAAACGCTATGCCGGGGATTCCAACGGCGTGCCGGGCTTCCGGGGCACCCATTCGACCCAGAGCGCACGAACGCTGGTGATGGTCGATGGCTTCACGGTCTCCAACTTCCTTGGCAATTCCTTCGGCTTTGCGCCCAAGTGGGGGATCGTCGGCCCTGGCGAGGTGGCGCAGTTCGACATCGTCTATGGCCCTTACTCGGCGCGCTATGCGGGCAATTCGATGGGCGGCCTCGTCAATATCACGACCCGCTCCCCGCAGAAGACGGAAGCCTTCGCCACGGTGCAGGGACTGGCCCAGCACTACGACCAGTTCGGCACCCGCGACACATATCGGGGCTATTCCGCAGAGGCCGGTTTCGGCTTTCGGCAGGAGGACGGACCATGGTCGCTGCGCGTGTCCGGCCGCCATTTCCGCAACGACGGCCATCCGCAGATGTTCTACGGCCTTGCGGAATCGGAGAGCACCATGCCTGCCACCGCGGTGACCGGCGCCGTCATCGATCCACGGCAGGGGCAGGCTTATGCGCCAGGTTCGCCTGCCAAGCCCATCTTTGCCGCGCAGAGCCCGGCAGCGATCACCCAGGACCAGGCGAAGCTGCGCCTCGGTTACGATGGCGCTTCGGGCGTGACCGGCGAATTCCTGCTGGCCTACTGGCACAACCTCGATAGCCAGACTGCGCCCGACTGCTACTTGCGCGATGCTGCAGGCAATGTGGTCTGCGAAGGTCTCGTTTCGCTTGGCGGGAAAACCTACGATGCCAGCGG harbors:
- the trxA gene encoding thioredoxin; this translates as MGLNLDEQKAVDRFRQSVVEPSMTQLVILDFWAEWCGPCKALTPVLEKVAAEYADKGVLLAKVNVDEEQFIASQFQVRSIPTVYAIFRGQPVADLTGARTESQLKSTLDQLLEKLPVEPGGGEPEADLAPLLAMGEEALAGDDAERAASIFMQIVEMAPDNAEALSGLIRSFIASGRLEEAEQVLGSLTPELAQDAHVERARAALQLAKDKPDDSELAALRAAAAERPDDMDAQLAFANAAFAAGERDTAGETLLAMIQADREWNDGAARAKLLQIFEAVGLEDPWVSATRRKLSTILFG